The region CTTCACCCACGACGCCAAGGAAGGCCTGCTCTACCTCCACTTCACGAACACCTCCGCCCCGCGCGAACTGAGCGTGACGTTCTAAACTCCCACTTCCCACAGCGCCAGAAACTCCCGCGCAACATCCGGATCATTCAACAACACCGGCCCGCCCCGCAGGCTCCCGCCGGTAAAAGCCGAAACATCCGCCACCTTCGACCTGCGCAAGATACTGAACCTTCCCAGTCGGTTCGGCGCGGACTTCTTCAGAAGCTCCAGCGCGATGCGACCCATGGTCATCCGCACATTGAGCTCCACCACGTGCTTCAACGCCAGCGATCCATCCGGCAAGCGATGCACCATCGCGTCCACACCCAGCGGCCCCACGTAGCCAGGCACCACCTCCCGCAAAGCCGCAGGAATCTTCTCCTGATACCACCCCATCACATCGGCTTCCCGATGAAGAAACGCGGCCACCTCCGGAGATAGCAAGTTCGCCCACTTCGGCCCGACACGAGTACCCGTGTAACGACCCGCCGCATCATTCTCGATCACCGTCATGCCGATAAGTTCGACACCACCCGCAGCATCCATCTCATAAAGCGCCGAGAAGTCGGTCTCACGCTCAAGCCACGGCTCGACGACCACCCCGCCATGAGCCGCGATCGTATTTCTCAACCAACCGCGCGTCGCATCAACCGGACTCTCGCGATTGACCCGCTTGTGCCCTTGCCCCGCACGGGAAAAGAGCGCCTTCGCAAGAACCTGCGTTTCATCGAGACGACCCTCGATCGCCTCCCAAGCCTGATCCACATCCCGGTAAAGTTTTCCCCTCTCCGATAAATCTAGCACCTCCTCCAACCTCAGCCCGATCTCCTTCGAAAGCCACTCCTTCGGCAACTCCTCACGCCACTGCCACGGGACATTCGGTGAAACGTCACCCGCCAGCTCCTTGAAAAGTACGCTCGCATCCGGCGACCACGCCCACGGCCTCAAGCCACCCAGCTTCCTCCCCCGCAGCTCTTCCACGGTCGCGATCTCCGGCAGCTCGAACCCCGCCTTCTTCAGCGCCGCCAGATGCTCTCTCGACGGCGGCCTGCGCAGCACCGCCACGTCATCCTTCCGGCACCAGCCCGCGATCAGCATCTCCAGGTCTTCCTCCAGTGCCACCGCCGTCTTGTCCGGCTGATAGCGTCCGGGCATCGCATGGCCTTCGGCATTCGGATTGAACCAATGCACCACCGGCGTCCGCCCCCGCGATTGCTCGCAGACTTCGAGATGGCGGATGAAGTCATCATCCAGCCCCGCCAGCTTCCGCCCTTCGGCATTGAAGGGAGCCACACCCTTCGCCCGCGCCGCGGTCAGAGGAAACACCAGCGACTTCCGGTACGATTCCCAATCCGAACTCCCGTGCTCCTTCCACCGGCGGAACCATTTCACGCCATGACCCACGTGACCGATCTCGTCCTGATAGATCTTCTCCAGCACCGCCGCCGTCGCCGCATCACCCGCCTGCCGGAAGAGCCCCGCGTAGTGCTTCGAGAAATCCAGGTTCGCCTGCTCGAAGGTCAGATTCAGCCGCGTCACGAAATCCATCGGCGTCTCCATCGGCGCCACGATCCGCCAAAAATAATCATTCACCGGCAGCTCTCCAAAGACGATGCCACACTCCCTCATCCGCCGCACGTACATCAGCGCATGCATCTGCTCCTCGCGCATCGCCTCGTACACCCCGGCACGATATTCCTTCGGTGCATCGGGGAATTTCAGGAGCACCAGCGCCATCAGCTCCGCCGCGAGCAGCTCGTGATTCGCCAGGAAATGCAGCATCACCCCGCGCTCGCGATCGTCATCCAGCCGGTGGATACCGGGAAACTCCACCCGCACCCCTTTCGCGTGAATCCGCAGCTCCTGCGGCCGACCCGGCGAGTCCGGCGTCGCGATCGCCGCCCCGGGCACCTCATCGCTCGCATCCTTCGGGGCAAGCGCCAGCTTCTCCTCGAGCGTTTGCGCGAAGAGCACGCGCTCGGCGGCTTCCCTGATCTGCACGCCGGAGACGATGCCTCATCGCGCTGCGGGGCAAAGCGCGAATCGATCCCGCGACAATTGCAGGCTTGCGAGTGCCCCTCGATCCCTGTTTCCTGAGACTCGATGATATCAAGTCGTCCATTCATCTGGCTCGCGGGACCGGCCCTTGCCTGCACCGGCCTCGTCTCCTGCGACAGGACCACCAGGGCAGACGTGGCAGCCGCAGAGTTGAAGCTTTCCGACAAGGAGACCGAGATCGAGGATCTCAAGTCCAAGGTCGGCAAGCTTGAGGCGCAGGTTCAGGAAGCCAAGAAAGGCAGCGAAAAAGTCGAAGCCACCCTTCAGCAGCTCAAGGATTCCCACAAGGAGAACGAGACCCTGAAGGACGAGGCGGAGGAACTTCGCAAGGAAAACGAGAAGCTGAAGGACCAGATCACCGCGAAGATCCGCGCCCGCGCGATCGGCGAGAAGCACGAGCAAGTCGCGGCCCCCAATGGCAAGGTCTATCGCCAGGTGGTCATCCGCAAGGTGGACGAGGAAGGCGTCTCCATCGCTCACGAAGGAGGCGTCTCCACCTTGAACGAGGACAGCGCCCCGGCGACCTGGGTCGAGCGTTTCCGCCTCGGCGTGCGCAAGCCCGAGCCACCGCCTCCGGGCGACGCCGGTGAAACCGCCGTCGCTGCCGCTCCTCCCAAGGGAGACAACAAGAACGACAAGCAGGCCGTCGTCCGCGCGAAGCTGCCCGGCGTGCTCTTCGTCGAGGACGAGAAGAGCAAGGGCAGCGCCTTCCTCGCCACTCGCGATGGCACCACCTGGCTCTACACCGCCGCCCACGTGCTCACCCAGGGCACCGGCCTTACGGTGAGAAACTCCGACGGCGCCCGCCTCACCGAATTTGGAAAATGCGAGATCGCCAGCGACCGCGATCTGGCGCGCATTGAAGTCAGCGTGAAGCCCGGACTTGCCCTCACCTTCGCGAAGCAGGGCGGAGCCAAGGTCGGCCTGGACATTACCGCGGTGGGAAACAGTGCCGGCTCGGACGTCCTCACCCTGCTCAATGGCAGGATCAACGCTCTCGGACCCAAAGAGATCGAAGTCACCTCCTCGGTCATCGCTGGCAATAGCGGCGGGCCCGTGATGCTCTCGGAAACCGGCGAAGTCGTCGGTGTCGTCTGCCGCGCCGAAGTCGGACGGTCGGACGTCTGTCGGCGGACACCGACTTCTCAAAGGTCCGCCGCTTCGCCACACGCATCGACGGCGAGATCCCTTGGCGTGAAGCCTCCCTGGAAAGTCTGCGCACGGAAACCCGCCGGATCGCCACCTTCGATTCCCGCACCCAGCTGGTCTTCGCTATGGCCGCGCTCGAGCCGGGCCAGAATGGACTGCGGCTGGACATGCAAATCGGCGGCGGCAAGGGGCAGACCATCATGTCGATCTTCCTGCAGCACAGGGACCTCGCCCCCGTGCAACGTCTGGTCCAGATGAACAAGCAGCTCTCCGAGAAGCAGCTCCGCTCGTCCGAACGCGATCTGAAGAAGAAGTTCGCCGGCTTCTACCGGGACCTGCTGAACCTCGTCGCCAATGACACCTCGGACTTCAGGCCCGTGGAATTCTCCTACGTCAACCGCAAGGAAGCCGAGCTGTCGATCAAGTGGCGGAATCAGGCCACCCAACTGCTCACCGCCGCCGCCAACTCCCTCGGCCGCTGAAGAAAGTCTGCGGCCCCGCCTCAAGTTGTACGTAGTCCCGGCTTCAGCCGGACACGCCAGAGCTGCAAGGGCCGCCTCCTTACCGCGACGCCCTCACCTTCTCCGCCTTCAGCTGACCGCAACCGGCGGCCACATCAATCCCACGGCGCTGCCGGAAGGTGCACGGGAAACCAGCATCTAATAAAATCCTCTGGAACGCACGACCCGCTTCCACAGCCGCAGCTGTGCCTTCGAAGCCAGTCGTCGGATTCAGCGGGATCAGGTTCACATGGGCATCGATGCCCTTCAATAGCTCCGCCAGGCGATGCGCCGTTTCCGGCGAGTCATTCTTGCCGGCGATAAGCGTCCAGCCGAAGAAGATCCGCCTGCCCGTCACCTCGCCGTACTTGCGACAGGTGTCGATGAGCTCGGCCAGCGGCCACTTCTTGCTCACGGGCACCAGCGCCGAGCGCTCTTCCTCCGTCGAGCCATGCAGGCTCACCGCGAGCCGGTACGGTTGCCTTTCCTCGGCCAGCCGCAGGATCCCTGGTACGACGCCCACCGTACTAATCGAAATGTGCGCCGGCCCGATGCTGATGCCACGGACAGTGGAGATGATGCCGAGCGCCTTGATGACCGCGTCGTAGTTGTGCAGCGGCTCGCCCATCCCCATGAAGACTAGGTTCCGCAAGCGGCGGTCCGGATGGGTCGCGGCGAGCACGCGGCGCGCATGCAGCACCTGCGCGACAATTTCCCCGGGCCGCAGATGACGCACGAATCCCATCTGCCCGGTGGCACAGAAGACACAACCCATCGCACAGCCGGCCTGGCTGCTGATGCAGGCCGTGTATCGGCCATCATAGCCCATCAGCACCGTTTCGGTCGTCTGCCCATCGCGATGCTG is a window of Luteolibacter sp. Y139 DNA encoding:
- a CDS encoding DUF455 family protein — protein: MQIREAAERVLFAQTLEEKLALAPKDASDEVPGAAIATPDSPGRPQELRIHAKGVRVEFPGIHRLDDDRERGVMLHFLANHELLAAELMALVLLKFPDAPKEYRAGVYEAMREEQMHALMYVRRMRECGIVFGELPVNDYFWRIVAPMETPMDFVTRLNLTFEQANLDFSKHYAGLFRQAGDAATAAVLEKIYQDEIGHVGHGVKWFRRWKEHGSSDWESYRKSLVFPLTAARAKGVAPFNAEGRKLAGLDDDFIRHLEVCEQSRGRTPVVHWFNPNAEGHAMPGRYQPDKTAVALEEDLEMLIAGWCRKDDVAVLRRPPSREHLAALKKAGFELPEIATVEELRGRKLGGLRPWAWSPDASVLFKELAGDVSPNVPWQWREELPKEWLSKEIGLRLEEVLDLSERGKLYRDVDQAWEAIEGRLDETQVLAKALFSRAGQGHKRVNRESPVDATRGWLRNTIAAHGGVVVEPWLERETDFSALYEMDAAGGVELIGMTVIENDAAGRYTGTRVGPKWANLLSPEVAAFLHREADVMGWYQEKIPAALREVVPGYVGPLGVDAMVHRLPDGSLALKHVVELNVRMTMGRIALELLKKSAPNRLGRFSILRRSKVADVSAFTGGSLRGGPVLLNDPDVAREFLALWEVGV
- a CDS encoding trypsin-like peptidase domain-containing protein, coding for MISSRPFIWLAGPALACTGLVSCDRTTRADVAAAELKLSDKETEIEDLKSKVGKLEAQVQEAKKGSEKVEATLQQLKDSHKENETLKDEAEELRKENEKLKDQITAKIRARAIGEKHEQVAAPNGKVYRQVVIRKVDEEGVSIAHEGGVSTLNEDSAPATWVERFRLGVRKPEPPPPGDAGETAVAAAPPKGDNKNDKQAVVRAKLPGVLFVEDEKSKGSAFLATRDGTTWLYTAAHVLTQGTGLTVRNSDGARLTEFGKCEIASDRDLARIEVSVKPGLALTFAKQGGAKVGLDITAVGNSAGSDVLTLLNGRINALGPKEIEVTSSVIAGNSGGPVMLSETGEVVGVVCRAEVGRSDVCRRTPTSQRSAASPHASTARSLGVKPPWKVCARKPAGSPPSIPAPSWSSLWPRSSRARMDCGWTCKSAAARGRPSCRSSCSTGTSPPCNVWSR
- the rlmN gene encoding 23S rRNA (adenine(2503)-C(2))-methyltransferase RlmN, whose amino-acid sequence is MSQPTPRSLHDLGFSEIEAELRASGVNPHHAKALWRAVQRENELDLASRDFSPPLKEWVEAHIGEGKSFFLDAPVVVDETHSSDGLTRKFLLQHRDGQTTETVLMGYDGRYTACISSQAGCAMGCVFCATGQMGFVRHLRPGEIVAQVLHARRVLAATHPDRRLRNLVFMGMGEPLHNYDAVIKALGIISTVRGISIGPAHISISTVGVVPGILRLAEERQPYRLAVSLHGSTEEERSALVPVSKKWPLAELIDTCRKYGEVTGRRIFFGWTLIAGKNDSPETAHRLAELLKGIDAHVNLIPLNPTTGFEGTAAAVEAGRAFQRILLDAGFPCTFRQRRGIDVAAGCGQLKAEKVRASR